A section of the Castanea sativa cultivar Marrone di Chiusa Pesio chromosome 12, ASM4071231v1 genome encodes:
- the LOC142620542 gene encoding uncharacterized protein LOC142620542 — protein sequence MFRVNGQTHHRIGSLLLVHGQKPKYAQLYIYETDNEVKNRIDAVIHEDDRNYVDPDIVTGLMEMLDQCNQLVKYLRMVRDKFDESDIHNVRIRLIRSRNSGERQYNLPVMSEVAALIVGDFNIESSDRDIIVENRSLGLQRINGTHPSFMALQYPLLFPYGEDGLQQRFHEGKTLMLGRRLFQQFIVDAYTSIEEERLQWVRCNQKNLRPELYYGLKDVVLRGDMDPITVGKRIVLPSSFTGSPRYMVQNYQDAMAICRWAGYPDLFLTFTCNPKWPEINHSLDFIGGLKYEDRPDIVARVFEIKLDELLQDLKHKSHFGRVIAIVYTIEFQKRGLPHVHILLFLDPKDKCPSPTDIDGIIMVEIPDPDEDPIANEAVKQFMMHGPCGSAKPKSPCMINGKCSKHFPKRFYEETTIDEEGFPVYRRRNDGKTIEKNGILLDNRYVVPYNVDLLVKYQSHLNVEWCNRSQSIKYLFKYINNGSDRATVVVEENLPNIGSDGQETNIVVDETKSYLDSRYISISEAYKHPIIYPENTSLDNVLNIPGIEETKFTKWMKTNEAFEDAGELTYAEFPTKWVWHSNDKQWQRRKSKYCIGRVYYTHPSSGERFYLRMFLNIVKGPRNFEELRTINDVTYPNYKEACYALGLLDDDKEWHDSLIEASSWASGKQLRQLFVTMLLFCEVVDPLSLWESNWKLITKDILNRQRRILQFQELILLDDQLRNYGLYEIEQILQQYGRSLIDYPQNAPARYGSYSEWK from the exons ATGTTTCGTGTAAATGGTCAAACTCATCATAGAATTGGATCACTTCTTCTTGTTCATGGCCAAAAACCTAAGTATGCACAACTTTATATTTATGAAACTGATAATGAAGTTAAAAATAGAATTGATGCAGTTATACATGAAGATGATAGAAATTATGTGGATCCAGATATTGTTACCGGGTTGATGGAAATGTTAGACCAATGCAACCAATTGGTTAAATATCTTAGAATGGTCAGGGACAAATTTGATGAATCAGATATACATAATGTTAGAATTCGTTTGATTCGAAGTCGTAATTCTGGTGAAAGGCAGTATAACTTACCTGTAATGTCTGAGGTAGCTGCTCTTATTGTTGGAGATTTTAATATTGAAAGTTCTGATAGAGATATTATTGTTGAGAATCGAAGTTTAGGATTGCAACGTATAAATGGGACTCATCCAAGCTTTATGGCATTGCAATATCCATTACTTTTTCCTTATGGTGAGGATGG GCTTCAACAGCGCTTTCATGAGGGCAAGACACTAATGCTTGGTAGAAGGctttttcaacaatttataGTGGATGCATACACTTCTATCGAAGAAGAAAGACTACAATGGGTTAGATgcaatcaaaaaaatttgaggcCAGAACTGTACTATGGTTTGAAAGATGTTGTTCTTCGTGGTGATATGGATCCCATTACTGTAGGCAAACGAATAGTCCTACCATCCTCATTTACTGGAAGTCCAAGGTACATGGTTCAAAATTATCAAGATGCAATGGCGATATGTAGATGGGCAGGTTACCCAGATTTATTTCTTACATTTACTTGCAATCCAAAATGGCCAGAAATCAATCATTCTTTGGATTTTATAGGAGGCCTAAAATATGAGGATCGGCCAGATATTGTAGCAAGagtttttgagataaaattGGATGAACTATTACAAGATTTGAAGCATAAATCTCATTTTGGAAGAGTTATTGCAATTGTGTATACAATTGAATTCCAAAAAAGAGGACTCCCACATGTGCATATTCTTCTATTCTTGGATCCAAAGGATAAGTGTCCAAGTCCAACAGACATTGATGGTATCATTATGGTTGAGATACCTGATCCAGATGAGGATCCTATTGCTAATGAAGCTGTAAAACAATTTATGATGCATGGGCCATGTGGATCTGCAAAACCGAAATCACCGTGCATGATAAATGGTAAATGTtcaaaacattttccaaaaagattttatgaaGAAACAACAATTGATGAAGAAGGCTTCCCAGTATATAGAAGGAGAAATGATGGAAAAACAATAGAAAAGAATGGAATTCTTTTGGATAACCGATATGTTGTACCATATAATGTAGATCTTTTGGTGAAGTACCAGTCCCATTTGAATGTAGAATGGTGTAACAGATCtcaatcaatcaaatatttgtttaaatatataaacaatggATCAGATAGAGCAACAGTTGTTGTTGAAGAGAATTTGCCAAATATTGGGAGTGATGGACAAGAAACCAACATTGTTGTTGATGAGACAAAATCATACTTGGATAGCAGATACATTTCAATTTCTGAAGCAT ACAAACACCCCATCATTTATCCAGAAAATACAAGCTTGGATAATGTTTTAAATATACCTGGTATTGAAGAAACAAAGTTTACAAAATGGATGAAAACAAATGAGGCTTTTGAAGATGCTGGAGAGTTGACTTATGCTGAATTTCCTACAAAATGGGTATGGCATAGTAATGACAAGCAATGGCAAAGAAGGAAATCTAAATATTGTATTGGAAGAGTGTATTACACACATCCTTCAAGTGGAGAAAGATTTTATTTGAGAATGTTTCTTAACATTGTCAAAGGTCCAAGAAACTTTGAAGAATTAAGGACTATAAACGATGTTACTTATCCAAATTATAAGGAAGCCTGTTATGCACTTGGACTTCTTGATGATGACAAAGAATGGCATGATTCCCTAATTGAAGCTTCGAGTTGGGCCAGTGGGAAACAATTGCGTCAACTATTTGTTACAATGCTATTGTTTTGTGAAGTAGTTGATCCATTAAGTCTTTGGGAATCCAACTGGAAACTAATTACAAAAGATATACTAAATAGGCAAAGGCGTATCCTCCAATTTCAAGAACTAATCTTATTAGATGACCAATTGAGAAATTATGGATTGTATGAAATTGAACAAATCCTCCAACAATATGGAAGATCACTTATAGATTATCCACAAAATGCCCCAGCCAGATATGGATCTTATTCAGAATGGAAATAG